A stretch of Manis javanica isolate MJ-LG chromosome 1, MJ_LKY, whole genome shotgun sequence DNA encodes these proteins:
- the MBOAT2 gene encoding lysophospholipid acyltransferase 2 isoform X5: MIIIGVESMHRYCFVFALGYLTVCQITRVYIFDYGQYSADFSGPMMIITQKITSLAYEIHDGMFRKDEELTPSQRGLAVRRMPSLLEYLSYNCNFMGILAGPLCSYKDYITFIEGRSYHMTQSGGNGKEETLYERTEPSPNVAVTQKLLVCGLSLLFHLTISKTLPVEYNIDEHFQATASWPTKIIYLYVSLLAARPKYYFAWTLADAINNAAGFGFRGYDKNGAAHWDLISNLRIQQIEMSTSFKMFLDNWNIQTALWLKRVCYERASLSPTIQTFILSAIWHGVYPGYYLTFLTGVVMTLAARAMRNNFRHYFIEPPHLKLLYDVITWILTQIAISYTVVPFVLLSIKPSFMFYSSWYYCLHIVGILLLLLLPVKKAQRGKNTHENIQLSRSKKLDERENSLGQNNFSTANSVCNQNQEIASRHSSLKQ; the protein is encoded by the exons atactgttttgtgtttgctttggGATACCTCACAGTGTGCCAAATTACTAGAGTCTATATCTTTGATTATGGACAGTATTCTGCTGATTTTTCAGG CCCAATGATGATAATTACCCAGAAGATCACTAGTTTGGCTTATGAAATTCATGATG ggatGTTCCGAAAGGATGAAGAACTGACTCCATCACAGAGAGGTTTGGCTGTAAG gcGTATGCCAAGCCTACTGGAGTATTTAAGTTACAACTGCAACTTCATGGGTATCCTGGCAGGCCCACTCTGCTCTTACAAAGACTACATTACTTTCATTGAAGGCAGATCATATCATATGACACAATCAGgtggaaatggaaaagaagaaacactGTATGAAAGAACAGAGCCATCTCCAAAT GTGGCAGTCACTCAGAAGCTCTTAGTCTGTGGACTTTCCCTATTATTCCACTTGACCATCTCTAAAACAttacctgtggagtataacattGATGAGCATTTTCAAGCTACAGCTTCCTGGCCGACCAAGATTATCTACCTGTACGTCTCTCTCTTAGCTGCCAGACCCAAATACTATTTTGCATGGACATTAG CTGATGCTATTAATAATGCTGCAGGCTTTGGCTTCAGAGGATATGACAAAAATGGAGCAGCTCATTGGGACCTGATCTCCAATTTGAGAATTCAGCAAATAGAG atgTCAACAAGTTTCAAGATGTTTCTTGATAATTGGAATATTCAGACAGCTCTTTGGCTCAAAAG GGTGTGTTACGAGCGAGCCTCCTTGAGCCCAACCATCCAGACGTTCATTTTGTCTGCCATTTGGCATGGGGTGTACCCAGGGTACTACCTGACATTTCTGACTGGAGTGGTGATGACATTAGCAGCGCGAGCC aTGAGAAATAACTTTAGACATTATTTCATCGAACCTCCCCACCTTAAGTTATTGTATGATGTTATAACATGGATATTAACTCAAATAGCAATAAGTTACACAGTTGTGCCATTTGTACTTCTTTCTATAAAACCATCATTCATGTTCTACAG CTCCTGGTATTACTGCCTTCACATCGTTGGTATCTTACTACTACTACTGTTGCCAGTAAAAAAAGcccaaagaggaaagaatacacatgaaaatattcaGCTGTCAAGATCCAAAAAGCTAGATGAAAGAGAGAATTCTTTGGGACAGAATAATTTTTCCACAGCAAACAGTGTTTGCAATCAGAATCAAGAAATAGCCTCTAGACATTCATCATTAAAGCAATGA
- the MBOAT2 gene encoding lysophospholipid acyltransferase 2 isoform X6, which translates to MMIITQKITSLAYEIHDGMFRKDEELTPSQRGLAVRRMPSLLEYLSYNCNFMGILAGPLCSYKDYITFIEGRSYHMTQSGGNGKEETLYERTEPSPNVAVTQKLLVCGLSLLFHLTISKTLPVEYNIDEHFQATASWPTKIIYLYVSLLAARPKYYFAWTLADAINNAAGFGFRGYDKNGAAHWDLISNLRIQQIEMSTSFKMFLDNWNIQTALWLKRVCYERASLSPTIQTFILSAIWHGVYPGYYLTFLTGVVMTLAARAMRNNFRHYFIEPPHLKLLYDVITWILTQIAISYTVVPFVLLSIKPSFMFYSSWYYCLHIVGILLLLLLPVKKAQRGKNTHENIQLSRSKKLDERENSLGQNNFSTANSVCNQNQEIASRHSSLKQ; encoded by the exons ATGATGATAATTACCCAGAAGATCACTAGTTTGGCTTATGAAATTCATGATG ggatGTTCCGAAAGGATGAAGAACTGACTCCATCACAGAGAGGTTTGGCTGTAAG gcGTATGCCAAGCCTACTGGAGTATTTAAGTTACAACTGCAACTTCATGGGTATCCTGGCAGGCCCACTCTGCTCTTACAAAGACTACATTACTTTCATTGAAGGCAGATCATATCATATGACACAATCAGgtggaaatggaaaagaagaaacactGTATGAAAGAACAGAGCCATCTCCAAAT GTGGCAGTCACTCAGAAGCTCTTAGTCTGTGGACTTTCCCTATTATTCCACTTGACCATCTCTAAAACAttacctgtggagtataacattGATGAGCATTTTCAAGCTACAGCTTCCTGGCCGACCAAGATTATCTACCTGTACGTCTCTCTCTTAGCTGCCAGACCCAAATACTATTTTGCATGGACATTAG CTGATGCTATTAATAATGCTGCAGGCTTTGGCTTCAGAGGATATGACAAAAATGGAGCAGCTCATTGGGACCTGATCTCCAATTTGAGAATTCAGCAAATAGAG atgTCAACAAGTTTCAAGATGTTTCTTGATAATTGGAATATTCAGACAGCTCTTTGGCTCAAAAG GGTGTGTTACGAGCGAGCCTCCTTGAGCCCAACCATCCAGACGTTCATTTTGTCTGCCATTTGGCATGGGGTGTACCCAGGGTACTACCTGACATTTCTGACTGGAGTGGTGATGACATTAGCAGCGCGAGCC aTGAGAAATAACTTTAGACATTATTTCATCGAACCTCCCCACCTTAAGTTATTGTATGATGTTATAACATGGATATTAACTCAAATAGCAATAAGTTACACAGTTGTGCCATTTGTACTTCTTTCTATAAAACCATCATTCATGTTCTACAG CTCCTGGTATTACTGCCTTCACATCGTTGGTATCTTACTACTACTACTGTTGCCAGTAAAAAAAGcccaaagaggaaagaatacacatgaaaatattcaGCTGTCAAGATCCAAAAAGCTAGATGAAAGAGAGAATTCTTTGGGACAGAATAATTTTTCCACAGCAAACAGTGTTTGCAATCAGAATCAAGAAATAGCCTCTAGACATTCATCATTAAAGCAATGA